Genomic DNA from Stigmatopora argus isolate UIUO_Sarg chromosome 13, RoL_Sarg_1.0, whole genome shotgun sequence:
CCGCCATCCCCCTGGCCGTCGGCTTTGCCACATCCTAACCTGCTCTCACTTTAAGAGCTCATCTGGATTAGCCGACGGGCTCCATCAACCTCGTCCCCCCCGCCGGGCGCCCGACGGGCTTTCCCAGCGGGAAGTCCGGGACAGATGGCCGGACCCCCGAGGATGGGGCGGACTCGGGGGGGCCCCGACCCTCATTTCTTGTTTTCCGTTCGCCCGTGAACCAAACGCCGGGCGGCCCCCCCAGTgagcgaggggggggggggggcgggtgCTTTGGCCTTTGGAGcagcagagagaaaaaaaagagggttaGATTTTGGTCCTCAGAGAAATGGGGTTCTTTCCAACAAATAGTTGGGAGTAGGCTTGTCCTGTTTTCTTGGGCTTTGGTGCTCGTTTGGGTGGCTTGGACGGCTGCTTGGTCGCTTGTGTGCACCGTCCGCACGATTGGTCACCGGCATCACCCGCCGTGTCTTTTCTGGCTCTTCTTCCCCGCGTGACCCACCCGGGCGTTTAGCCATCGTCTGGGCAACCGACCCCCATCGGTGTATCGAAGCCCCGTGTTTGTGGCGTCTGGTCACGTTGGCCTTTTTGGAGCGGACTTACTTTTTGACACTTTCTTCTATTTTTGCTTATCTGAGCTCCAGAGGGGGGCCCTTATCGGCCCCTCAGCCGGCCAGGCAGGAAGCGCGGCCAGGCGCTGTCAATCAAACCCTCCACGCCTTTCCCGTCGACACGGAAGGAAGGCGTTGGAGAGCGAGGCAGCCACGTCGCAAACGCACGAGTCGTTGGGCGCCGTCAATTCCTGCCCCCCACCGGAGAAGATACAGAGACTCCTCCATGGTTAATCAACTGCCAAATTGTCCCAATCCTTTGGCTTGACTCTCTACATCGCTTTAGTAACTATGCATGCTTTGCTTGACTCAAAAAGGGAAAACTTAGACGATGATTTCATTCTCTTCCATATACGTATACGATGAACATAGAAAATATTCTGGGTTTCCGTTGACAAAGGGGGGGGTTGGTCCTGATGGTGGACCAGGGATGAACTCCCCCTCGATGCCGTGCAGCCGTGACGTCGCGGGCCAAAGTGACCGGCGCCCTTCTCCcttacctccctccctccccctgcGTGGGCGGAGCACGAGGGAGCCAGCGGGGCCGCTTGTCCGTCCGCCCTCATTGCTCCAGCGTCGTTGGACGCGGACGGGAGGGCTGAAGGCTGAAGGCCGGGTGTGCGAGCGCGCGTGCGCTCTGCGGCGGACCGAGCCGGAGCCCAAGCCGAGCCGAGCCCAAGCCCAAGCCCAAGCCAAAGCCAAAGCCAAAGTCAGAGCGGAGTCCAAGCCCAAGCCGGTCGAGTGACCATGGAGGAGCGTGCGCGCTTCCAGAGGAGAAAACAAGCAAACCCGCGCAGAAAGACCGGTaagacgcacgcacgcacgcacgcacgcacgcaggcACTCGCTCACTGactcacgcacgcacgcacgcacgcacgcacgcacgcaggcAGGCACTCGCACCCTCAACGCACAAGCGACTTGATGGATTCGCTCCCACTTGTTTTCAgagcaaaacaaaatgaaaagaatcCAAAATTGTCGTCCGTGATCGACATTTGACTTCCAAAAGCACCGATGGGCAAACTTGCTGAAATCAACGCCAGTTTTGTCCTGTCCGTCAAAGGAGAGAAAACAAAACTGACATTGGAGAACACTTGACTGCCAAATGATagacttcctttttttcttccaaagagCTGGATTTGTTTTGCTAACTTCTAGACTATTGACTAGAATATGTCTGAACAATATAAATGATAGGAAAGTCACGAGAAGCTCTGTTAAAAAATGAACCTGGCACCTTTTCACCGCAATGTGTTCTCCCCCCAAAACAACTCCCTTTGAATTCACTTGAAGGTATTTTAGTGTGCCGTTCATCCCATTTCCATGTAAAACAGTAGACAAAATGGGAGCCCAAAAGATGGAGCCTTGGAAGGAAGGGTCTTTTAAAAAGTCACCACAAATAGTTGCCAGTCcttcctttttgggggggggacagGCCAGAAAGGGCAAGTCACCTTGGCAAATCCTAAGCATCGGGGGATGTGAGGCGCTTTATTTTCCCAATGACGTGTGCCAATTCCATTTTTGCCCACCGACATGCTCTTGACGGGACCGCGTCGACAAAAGCGTGGAAGCGGCTTTCGGCAACGGGGACGCTCGCAATGACAAACGGTCCTTTGGCGCGCTTGAGGATGCTTGATGGCAAACCGCTGAGGCATTGACAAAGATGGCCTCAAGGGGGGGGGGCTTAATGGGATGGGGGTGTGTCCTTTGTGCACTTGGTTACTTAGTATGTATGCCCTTTGCCAGCCAGCGCTTGCCACTCCACTCCCAATGCCCCCACCTCCTAAGGCGCACCCGGGCGCGAGCGCAGTCCCGAATGGCCAGCGCTCCCTCAGGTGACCCGCGTTGCCCGCGTTTGCCGTCAAACGTTTAGACAAACGCCTCGGGCTCCATCCAAAGCAAAGTCAGAGACTGGCGGCTCGTCTGACGGGAAGACGATGACTCGGACTTTGCGGCTCTACCCCCGTCAGCGCTTTCACTTCTGCAAATGTTCCCGGAAGCCGCCTCCGCGCCGTCGGAATCGCAAGCCGCGGTAACATTGGCGCGCCCGTGTCGCGCCTCCCGTCAATAACCTCGCTCCCACAGTGGCGTCGGACGGCGACCCCGACCGCGACATCGCGGCCACGCCGGAAGCCGAAGAagaggacggacggacggcgggcGGGTCGCCCTTCTTCTCCGAGGCGCGCCGGTACCTTTGGCGCGGCGACACGGCCGTCGTCTACCCGGAAGACCCGGACGAGGAGGCGGAGTCGCCGCCCGCCGGCCAGGAGGCGGAAGCGGCCCGCCCGGAGATGGGCTCCGAGCCCACCGGAGAGCAGGTCGGTGCCGGGGTCGTCCAAATAATAAACTACCGGATGGGTGGCCCGTTGGAAAGGAGGTCACCCCCATTTAACACCCGCCCCTCCCCTCCACTTGACCTTTTTCCCTTTGGTGTCGGCAGCCGCCGAACGAAGGCGCCGCCAAGCGAAAATTCAAGTGCGCCCAATGCGGAAAAGCCTTCAAGTACAAACATCACCTGAAGGAGCACCTGCGCATCCACAGCGGTACGTGGCTCTCACGAGTAGGTGGGGAGTGGTCCCGAGGCCGTCCCGAGGCGCTCCCGGGGCGGTCCCGGGGCCATCCCGACCCAGCTCCGCCCCCCTCTAACGCCTTCTCTTTCCAGGCGAGAAACCGTACGAGTGCCCCAATTGCAAAAAGCGCTTCTCCCACTCGGGCTCCTACAGTTCGCACATTAGCAGCCGTAAATGCGCCGAGACCCGCGGGCGTCCGCCCGGGCCCCCCGCCGACGGCCGGCGGTGGCACGGACCCGTCTCGGCCTTTCACCACCGCGGGCTCGCCGACGACGTCCGGCGGGGAAAAGCGCTCCCGGACTACCTCGGGGTTAGGGACCACCGCCACTTCCTAACCCCGACGCCGGACGCGTCGAACGGCGTCCCCCGGAGTCGCCGGGCGTCGCCGAAGCCGTGGGACGCCATCCGCCAGAAGGCCTACGCGGCGGAGCCCGGGGACCCGTACGCCGGCCGTTTCCGTCCCGAGGCTTTCTCGGGAGTGCGACCCGAGCGCCGCCTCGGGCGGACCGACCACCCGCGCGTGCCGGCCGCTTCGGGCCCGGACTTCGAGGAATGGCCGGAAGGCGGCGCCGGAAAGGCTCGGGAGGACGCCCCCCCACCGGAGCGCAACTCGGAGGAACTGCTGAAGATTTCCCTGGCCGTGGGCCTCCCACGAGAATTTGTCAGGGATTGGTTGGCGGCGCGCCTTCCCGAGAGCGACGGCTCGCTCGGGAGCCGGCCCATCTTCTCCGACGGCGCCGGAGCGCGGGACCGGGCGCCGGAGCCCGGCGGTGGCTCGCCGTCCCCCGACGTCCTCCGCGCCGACGCCCCGCTGGACCTTTCGGTGCCCAAGCGGCGG
This window encodes:
- the LOC144086712 gene encoding zinc finger E-box-binding homeobox protein zag-1-like isoform X1, which codes for MEERARFQRRKQANPRRKTVASDGDPDRDIAATPEAEEEDGRTAGGSPFFSEARRYLWRGDTAVVYPEDPDEEAESPPAGQEAEAARPEMGSEPTGEQPPNEGAAKRKFKCAQCGKAFKYKHHLKEHLRIHSGEKPYECPNCKKRFSHSGSYSSHISSRKCAETRGRPPGPPADGRRWHGPVSAFHHRGLADDVRRGKALPDYLGVRDHRHFLTPTPDASNGVPRSRRASPKPWDAIRQKAYAAEPGDPYAGRFRPEAFSGVRPERRLGRTDHPRVPAASGPDFEEWPEGGAGKAREDAPPPERNSEELLKISLAVGLPREFVRDWLAARLPESDGSLGSRPIFSDGAGARDRAPEPGGGSPSPDVLRADAPLDLSVPKRRAERTEAGGLQTAYPPAASASPERRPVSDSAASVSRVAYALATGAAALVDIQRAGKNLWKTTFQRALLDRSCDYLSGAEDATESQWQKESGVGSYACDLCHKTFQKSSSLLRHKYEHTGKRPHRCGVCHKAFKHKHHLIEHSRLHSGEKPYRCDKCGKRFSHSGSFSQHMNHRYSYCRREAHGDR
- the LOC144086712 gene encoding zinc finger E-box-binding homeobox protein zag-1-like isoform X2; the protein is MGSEPTGEQPPNEGAAKRKFKCAQCGKAFKYKHHLKEHLRIHSGEKPYECPNCKKRFSHSGSYSSHISSRKCAETRGRPPGPPADGRRWHGPVSAFHHRGLADDVRRGKALPDYLGVRDHRHFLTPTPDASNGVPRSRRASPKPWDAIRQKAYAAEPGDPYAGRFRPEAFSGVRPERRLGRTDHPRVPAASGPDFEEWPEGGAGKAREDAPPPERNSEELLKISLAVGLPREFVRDWLAARLPESDGSLGSRPIFSDGAGARDRAPEPGGGSPSPDVLRADAPLDLSVPKRRAERTEAGGLQTAYPPAASASPERRPVSDSAASVSRVAYALATGAAALVDIQRAGKNLWKTTFQRALLDRSCDYLSGAEDATESQWQKESGVGSYACDLCHKTFQKSSSLLRHKYEHTGKRPHRCGVCHKAFKHKHHLIEHSRLHSGEKPYRCDKCGKRFSHSGSFSQHMNHRYSYCRREAHGDR